In Deltaproteobacteria bacterium, a single window of DNA contains:
- a CDS encoding 2-dehydropantoate 2-reductase: MRVVVLGAGGVGSVVAGYLARAGYDVVMIARPGHAAKVRQEGLQVVGLERFQVQVPAFADAKDLHEADMLIVAVKTKDMLRSLASVAHMQVGGVASVQNGVVKNEQIASVFGWEKVVGATTMIGASLLRDGEVEYTLDGVTFFGELDKRQSDRVNSIVDLFVKSGLKGAVADDIESVEWTKQAFQNPFAPLSAITRLPVHLVWSSPQLATLSVHMFREVTAVAKARGVPLSKHPAWSLFNIEVWRDASFHDAVAMINAVGAHVTASGRIHIVPSMLQDVLAGKQTEIEETVGYVMKEGQRLGIPVPYTEFAYRTVKTIEENYTGRL, translated from the coding sequence ATGCGTGTTGTCGTTCTTGGAGCAGGAGGTGTCGGTTCGGTAGTCGCCGGGTATTTGGCCCGCGCCGGTTATGACGTCGTGATGATTGCCCGCCCCGGCCATGCCGCCAAGGTGCGGCAAGAGGGGTTGCAGGTAGTCGGGCTGGAGCGGTTCCAGGTGCAGGTCCCGGCCTTCGCGGATGCCAAAGACCTGCACGAGGCCGACATGCTGATCGTCGCGGTCAAAACCAAAGACATGCTGCGGTCCCTAGCTAGTGTGGCACATATGCAAGTCGGCGGTGTCGCCTCGGTGCAAAACGGCGTAGTCAAAAATGAGCAGATCGCTTCCGTCTTTGGTTGGGAGAAGGTCGTCGGGGCCACGACTATGATCGGCGCTTCGCTGCTACGCGACGGCGAGGTCGAGTATACGCTCGATGGCGTCACGTTTTTCGGCGAGCTGGACAAGCGACAGTCCGACCGGGTCAACAGCATTGTCGATCTCTTCGTGAAGTCTGGCCTTAAAGGCGCGGTAGCGGACGACATCGAGTCGGTGGAATGGACCAAGCAGGCGTTCCAAAACCCCTTCGCTCCGCTGTCGGCGATCACGCGGCTGCCGGTGCATTTGGTGTGGTCGAGCCCGCAGCTCGCGACACTCTCCGTACACATGTTTCGCGAAGTCACCGCCGTCGCCAAGGCGCGCGGCGTGCCGCTCTCCAAGCATCCCGCCTGGAGTTTGTTCAACATCGAAGTCTGGCGCGACGCCTCTTTTCACGACGCGGTCGCCATGATTAACGCCGTCGGTGCGCACGTTACCGCGAGCGGGCGCATCCACATCGTTCCTTCCATGCTGCAAGACGTGCTGGCCGGCAAGCAAACGGAGATCGAAGAGACGGTGGGATACGTCATGAAGGAAGGTCAACGCTTGGGCATTCCCGTGCCGTACACCGAGTTCGCCTATCGAACGGTGAAAACTATCGAAGAGAATTACACAGGACGGCTCTGA
- a CDS encoding DNA-3-methyladenine glycosylase I: protein MTMRCGWVTNDPLYLAYHDTEWGVPEYDDRKLFELLILEGAQAGLSWLTILKKRENYRAAFAGFDAQAISQFDEQMVACLLANPGIVRNKLKVAATIQNARAFLALQAEEGSFAQFLWRFVGDAPQQNAWVTLRDLPARTAVSDAMSKALLKRGFKFVGSTICYAFMQAVGMVNDHVVDCFRYAPVREKGRESRRSPSSQ from the coding sequence ATGACGATGCGTTGCGGTTGGGTGACGAACGATCCACTGTATCTCGCTTACCACGACACCGAATGGGGTGTTCCCGAGTATGACGACCGGAAGCTGTTCGAACTCCTCATTCTTGAAGGTGCGCAGGCAGGGCTGAGTTGGTTGACTATTCTGAAGAAACGCGAGAATTATCGCGCGGCGTTCGCCGGGTTCGATGCACAAGCGATCTCTCAGTTCGACGAGCAGATGGTGGCGTGCTTGCTGGCGAATCCGGGGATCGTTCGCAATAAGCTCAAAGTTGCCGCTACGATCCAGAACGCGCGGGCATTCCTCGCGCTGCAAGCAGAAGAGGGCAGCTTCGCGCAGTTCCTCTGGCGGTTTGTCGGCGATGCACCGCAGCAGAACGCTTGGGTGACCCTGCGTGACCTGCCGGCGCGGACGGCGGTCTCCGATGCCATGAGCAAAGCCCTGCTCAAGCGCGGGTTTAAGTTCGTCGGCTCGACGATCTGCTATGCGTTCATGCAAGCCGTGGGCATGGTCAACGACCATGTGGTCGATTGCTTTCGCTACGCC
- a CDS encoding thioredoxin domain-containing protein, with amino-acid sequence MFKQLIRGNPNDIRVIFRHYPLDSSCNPNMTQQVHPASCAAAIAAECAGDQGRFWEYADLLFADQKEYSKADLEEFAKTVNLDTERFQTCLAGPQAKDRIRRDVEEAERIGVKATPTLIANGRLIEGLPTPHKLASLVTIEKQRAGKK; translated from the coding sequence GTGTTTAAACAATTGATCCGTGGCAACCCGAACGACATTCGTGTCATCTTTCGTCATTATCCACTGGATTCCTCGTGCAATCCCAACATGACGCAGCAAGTGCATCCAGCCTCATGCGCCGCCGCCATCGCCGCCGAGTGTGCTGGAGATCAAGGCAGGTTCTGGGAGTACGCCGACCTGCTGTTCGCCGACCAGAAGGAATACTCCAAAGCGGACCTGGAAGAATTCGCCAAGACGGTCAACCTCGATACCGAACGTTTCCAGACCTGCCTTGCCGGTCCACAAGCGAAGGACCGCATCCGCAGGGATGTCGAAGAAGCCGAACGCATCGGGGTGAAAGCCACCCCGACCCTGATCGCCAACGGTCGTCTGATCGAAGGCTTGCCCACCCCGCATAAACTCGCTTCCCTGGTCACGATTGAGAAGCAGCGGGCAGGGAAGAAGTAG
- a CDS encoding LLM class flavin-dependent oxidoreductase: protein MKFGLFYQMPCSPDQNEITRYHETMEQVVHADELGFDSAWLAELHFNRPFSIMPSPLMVAAALAQRTKRIRLGTAVTLLPLQHPLRIAEDAATADILSQGRLDFGVGRGTIALHFQGLNVSRDESRERFEEALEIIERAWTQDSLSFEGKYFQIPETVIAPKPVQKPSPPLRIAANSPETAAFAGKRGYSIFVASPINPFPKLPEHIDIYRRTFQGTGSAGKTPNVAVLFPLYVADTEAAIRQTVEPSFMHYFRTVSHQARLGQRDQSASYAYLKDVRKRMDSIQWEEVDATMALYGPPEVCIGKIQQAYERCRMDQLICWFNPGGLVPHRQVLESMRRFAEEVMPAVRGL, encoded by the coding sequence ATGAAATTCGGTCTTTTCTACCAAATGCCTTGTTCGCCGGATCAGAATGAAATCACGCGCTACCACGAGACCATGGAGCAAGTTGTCCATGCCGACGAGTTGGGGTTCGACTCCGCTTGGTTGGCGGAGCTGCACTTTAATCGCCCATTTTCCATCATGCCGTCGCCGCTGATGGTCGCTGCCGCGCTGGCGCAACGCACGAAACGCATTCGTTTGGGAACGGCGGTGACGCTACTGCCGCTTCAGCATCCGCTGCGCATCGCCGAGGACGCCGCGACTGCGGATATCCTCAGCCAAGGGCGGTTGGATTTTGGCGTGGGTCGCGGCACCATCGCGCTGCATTTCCAGGGGCTCAATGTCTCTCGTGACGAGAGCCGAGAGCGGTTCGAGGAAGCGCTGGAGATTATCGAACGCGCCTGGACGCAAGATTCCCTGTCCTTCGAGGGCAAGTATTTCCAGATTCCCGAGACGGTGATTGCACCGAAGCCGGTGCAGAAGCCCTCTCCGCCGTTGCGCATCGCGGCGAATAGTCCAGAGACGGCAGCGTTTGCCGGCAAGCGCGGCTATTCCATCTTTGTCGCGTCGCCCATTAACCCGTTTCCCAAGCTGCCTGAGCATATCGACATCTATCGTCGGACGTTTCAGGGCACCGGCTCTGCGGGCAAGACGCCCAATGTTGCTGTCTTATTTCCTCTCTATGTGGCTGATACTGAAGCCGCCATTCGACAGACAGTGGAGCCGAGCTTCATGCACTACTTCCGTACCGTGAGCCATCAGGCGCGACTGGGGCAACGCGATCAATCGGCTTCGTACGCCTACTTGAAAGACGTGCGCAAGCGGATGGATTCCATCCAATGGGAGGAAGTCGATGCGACGATGGCGTTGTACGGTCCACCCGAGGTCTGCATTGGTAAAATCCAACAAGCCTATGAGCGGTGCCGCATGGACCAGTTGATCTGTTGGTTCAATCCTGGAGGGCTAGTGCCACACCGTCAGGTGTTGGAGAGCATGCGTCGATTTGCCGAGGAAGTGATGCCTGCCGTGCGGGGACTCTGA
- a CDS encoding tryptophan 7-halogenase produces MTSLPSTADIVIAGGGPAGATIARLLAGLGFHVVVYEKRAFPRHQIGESLTPQVLPLLDFLGVRARIEAAGFLRMVGHTVCWGNAQPRTSYYSPDRSRQGLQVWRAEFDALLLDHARAGGAAVYERQLVKDVRFHDAGVTVHTAHGHTDTSFFIDATGRAGVLARRELRQRDPVFQTLAVSGYWQNASGPPGIDFANTILETYADGLVWSVPLHNGLRNVTFLVDWQLGVHIRRSGLSAFYRDQVVRIPYVASFLRQAHLVLGPQAFDATWHTAARFAGERFLLVGDAGMFVDPLSSEGVHKAMAAAITGAAVVNTILRRPTMTANAIQFYDESQRSTYELHYRQSAGYYREEQRWPETPFWQRRGASNEFRVPSDEFRAPNTIVSRVALVPGTAIATRPVIEGPFVELREAMVTPRHPRGVRFLDHVCLPPLLRAVEQYGALDRIMRAYLETQEGRGCPPEAVRQVLARLYQEGDLTTIAPDESQSD; encoded by the coding sequence ATGACCTCGCTCCCTTCCACTGCGGATATCGTGATCGCCGGCGGCGGCCCGGCGGGCGCGACGATCGCCCGTTTGCTGGCCGGTCTGGGATTTCACGTTGTCGTCTATGAAAAGCGCGCCTTCCCTCGTCATCAGATCGGCGAGTCGCTCACGCCGCAAGTGCTGCCGTTGCTCGATTTCCTCGGCGTGCGCGCGCGTATCGAAGCCGCCGGATTCCTCCGCATGGTCGGCCACACAGTGTGCTGGGGCAACGCCCAACCGCGCACCTCCTATTACAGCCCGGATCGGAGCCGCCAAGGGTTGCAAGTGTGGCGAGCCGAGTTCGACGCGCTCTTGCTCGATCATGCCCGGGCGGGTGGAGCCGCCGTCTACGAGAGACAGTTGGTCAAAGACGTGCGTTTCCATGACGCCGGGGTGACGGTCCACACCGCGCACGGACACACCGACACTAGCTTCTTCATCGACGCCACAGGCCGCGCCGGGGTGCTGGCCCGCCGCGAGTTGCGGCAGCGTGATCCCGTGTTTCAGACTCTCGCGGTCTCCGGTTATTGGCAAAACGCCTCTGGACCGCCCGGCATCGATTTCGCCAACACCATCCTCGAAACCTACGCCGATGGCCTCGTGTGGTCGGTCCCCCTGCACAACGGCCTACGCAATGTCACCTTTCTCGTCGATTGGCAGCTTGGTGTCCACATTCGCCGGTCGGGCCTGTCTGCCTTTTATCGTGACCAAGTTGTACGCATTCCCTATGTTGCAAGTTTCCTCCGCCAAGCGCACTTGGTCCTCGGACCACAAGCGTTCGATGCCACCTGGCACACGGCAGCGAGATTTGCCGGAGAGCGGTTTCTGCTGGTTGGCGATGCCGGCATGTTTGTTGATCCGCTCTCTTCGGAAGGCGTCCACAAAGCCATGGCGGCGGCGATCACCGGCGCGGCGGTGGTCAACACCATTTTGCGCCGACCAACCATGACTGCGAACGCCATCCAGTTCTATGACGAGAGCCAACGCAGCACTTACGAGCTGCACTATCGGCAGTCAGCAGGTTATTATCGCGAGGAGCAGCGCTGGCCGGAGACGCCATTCTGGCAACGACGAGGCGCGAGTAATGAGTTCCGAGTACCGAGTGATGAGTTCCGAGCCCCGAACACCATCGTCTCGCGTGTAGCGTTGGTGCCAGGAACCGCCATTGCCACCCGACCGGTGATCGAAGGACCGTTTGTCGAGCTGCGCGAAGCGATGGTAACGCCTCGCCATCCTCGTGGCGTGCGGTTTCTTGACCACGTGTGTCTGCCGCCGCTGCTGCGCGCTGTCGAACAATACGGCGCGCTTGATCGCATCATGCGCGCTTACTTGGAGACGCAAGAAGGGCGTGGCTGTCCGCCGGAAGCCGTGCGGCAAGTACTGGCGCGGCTGTATCAAGAAGGAGATCTCACAACGATCGCGCCAGACGAAAGCCAATCAGATTGA
- a CDS encoding vitamin K epoxide reductase family protein, translated as MAGKLGKTERRVATRIEAVRPKPTALPQWPLLAIRVFAGVGLLIGAYLTVLHLRAGASGVIDSPFCSVGSTINCNAVLGSAYAHLFGIPVGGWATITYTALLLISFLGQPALLVLLCGWTFVFSLYMAWVSWFVIKAACLFCMALYTVNIGLLVSAVALARAAMLFTGQQVGFATLGYLVAVVGFGWWQAQNIPEVVKQEDTPIVAVAPTAVDADFLRYYNARPVVSVSGQERYTEGPTGAPLTISEFVDFR; from the coding sequence ATGGCAGGGAAACTGGGAAAAACCGAACGTCGCGTCGCGACCCGCATCGAAGCCGTGCGTCCGAAGCCGACAGCCCTACCGCAATGGCCTTTGCTCGCTATTCGAGTGTTCGCGGGAGTGGGGCTGCTCATCGGCGCGTACCTCACCGTCCTCCACCTACGAGCAGGGGCAAGCGGGGTCATCGATTCGCCCTTTTGTAGCGTCGGCTCGACCATTAACTGCAACGCCGTTCTCGGCAGTGCCTACGCGCACTTGTTCGGCATTCCTGTAGGAGGGTGGGCCACCATCACCTACACCGCGCTTCTTCTCATTTCATTCCTCGGGCAACCGGCGCTGCTAGTGTTGCTCTGCGGGTGGACCTTCGTCTTTTCGCTTTATATGGCATGGGTCTCGTGGTTCGTCATTAAAGCGGCATGTCTGTTCTGCATGGCGCTTTATACCGTCAACATCGGTCTCCTCGTCAGCGCTGTCGCGCTGGCACGCGCGGCGATGCTCTTTACCGGCCAACAGGTCGGATTCGCCACGCTTGGCTATCTCGTCGCCGTCGTGGGATTCGGCTGGTGGCAAGCGCAGAACATTCCTGAGGTCGTCAAACAGGAAGATACTCCCATCGTCGCAGTAGCTCCAACCGCAGTGGATGCCGACTTTTTACGCTACTACAACGCCCGACCGGTGGTCTCTGTAAGCGGGCAAGAACGCTACACGGAAGGTCCCACGGGAGCGCCTTTGACCATCAGCGAGTTTGTCGACTTCCGGTGA
- a CDS encoding TonB-dependent receptor produces the protein MSQETCLSCYPNLSVERKDGAMKKLLWLFGMVALFSHISGSAVRAQETRPAQESGQGAAGQDTTTSQSPSSQTQPQQTFQAPEVIVTATKTAEPVTQTSISVDVITWKQIEERQQTDVLQLLRNIPGFAIVQTGARGGATSLFTRGGESDYNMVLIDGVKVNNAGGVYDFSDLTTLDVERIEIVRGPQSALYGSDAISSVIQLFTPRGEGLPHASFGFRGGNYNTFEEQGKMSGGTNTYGYSLAFGRVDTDGFMPINNRYSNTTIASRFDWDGIPDLNLTTTVRYVDGRFHFPTESAGDRFDPLDPRQYQDRRRSVIGPRLVYNTFPWWQQTLQLGYVEQWSTFRDPQDANDFGSFAGNNDEYRLSADYTSTFILPAVLQIIPTFIVGGYGELEHLDQKSNFAGSVTRVDPSRNAQSFYSQLQMEWREQLFVTSGFRLDDSSTYGTHVNPRVSVAYILPWMKTKLRGGYGEGLKAPSFGETFGSGSPFDIGNPNLKPEESTSWEVGVDRSLTFASFAADLSLTYFSADYKNLVAYIFSRTPNYFNIQKARAQGLEISLRTFLSEELSVGGAYTYLDTKVLQAGESGGTSFVRGKPLVRRPENSGSFLVNYDRDRLNVNFALTLKGHAVDRDFHSDFSGPRVRLSGYTKADLALSYRVLENQWGMRSLMVESLVQNLFDQDYEEVFGFSMARANFLLGFRAEF, from the coding sequence ATGAGCCAGGAAACCTGCCTGAGTTGTTACCCAAACCTCTCCGTGGAGAGAAAGGATGGAGCAATGAAGAAGCTTTTATGGCTGTTCGGGATGGTTGCGCTGTTCTCGCATATAAGCGGATCAGCCGTGCGGGCACAGGAGACGCGCCCAGCACAGGAAAGTGGACAGGGAGCCGCCGGGCAGGACACAACAACCTCGCAATCGCCATCATCACAGACACAACCACAACAAACTTTCCAGGCACCGGAAGTCATCGTGACAGCGACGAAAACAGCGGAGCCGGTCACGCAAACTTCCATATCGGTGGATGTCATTACTTGGAAACAGATAGAGGAAAGACAACAAACGGATGTGCTACAACTCCTCCGGAATATTCCAGGTTTTGCCATTGTTCAGACCGGCGCACGCGGAGGAGCGACTTCGCTTTTTACTCGCGGCGGCGAATCCGACTACAATATGGTGTTGATTGATGGCGTTAAAGTTAACAATGCAGGTGGCGTGTATGACTTTTCCGATCTCACGACGCTCGATGTCGAGCGCATCGAGATCGTGCGTGGACCACAGAGCGCGCTGTACGGCTCGGATGCAATTAGTTCCGTCATTCAGCTTTTTACCCCACGTGGCGAAGGACTGCCACATGCGTCCTTCGGTTTTCGCGGCGGCAATTACAATACCTTTGAAGAACAAGGCAAAATGTCCGGCGGGACGAATACCTATGGATACTCACTCGCCTTTGGGCGCGTTGATACCGACGGATTTATGCCAATCAATAATCGCTACAGCAATACTACCATCGCCTCACGTTTCGATTGGGATGGGATTCCGGACCTGAATCTCACCACAACCGTGCGTTACGTAGACGGTCGTTTCCACTTCCCCACCGAGTCGGCGGGAGATCGCTTTGATCCGCTTGATCCGCGGCAGTATCAGGACCGGCGGCGATCGGTAATTGGCCCTCGTCTGGTCTACAACACGTTTCCTTGGTGGCAACAAACATTACAACTCGGGTATGTTGAGCAATGGAGCACCTTTCGCGATCCCCAAGATGCGAACGACTTTGGCTCTTTCGCAGGGAATAATGACGAATATCGACTGTCGGCGGACTATACCTCAACCTTCATCCTCCCAGCCGTCTTGCAGATCATCCCTACGTTTATCGTAGGAGGATACGGTGAACTTGAACACCTTGATCAAAAGTCTAACTTTGCGGGCTCGGTGACTCGGGTCGATCCGAGTCGCAACGCTCAGTCGTTCTACTCCCAACTACAGATGGAATGGCGGGAACAGCTCTTTGTAACCTCTGGGTTTCGCCTTGATGATAGTTCGACATACGGCACGCATGTCAATCCTCGGGTCTCGGTTGCATATATCCTGCCCTGGATGAAGACGAAGTTGCGTGGTGGGTATGGGGAAGGATTGAAAGCTCCCAGTTTCGGGGAAACTTTTGGTTCGGGCAGTCCGTTTGATATTGGCAATCCAAACTTGAAGCCAGAGGAGTCGACGAGCTGGGAGGTCGGCGTTGATCGGTCGTTGACCTTTGCCTCTTTCGCCGCCGATTTAAGTTTGACGTATTTTTCGGCGGACTACAAAAACCTGGTCGCTTATATATTTAGTCGCACGCCAAACTATTTCAATATTCAAAAGGCGCGAGCACAAGGCTTGGAGATCAGTCTGCGGACGTTCCTCAGTGAGGAACTCTCAGTCGGAGGAGCCTACACGTATCTGGACACAAAGGTGCTACAAGCGGGGGAGTCTGGCGGCACCTCGTTCGTGCGTGGCAAGCCGCTCGTACGGCGACCGGAAAATTCAGGCTCCTTTCTGGTGAACTATGACCGCGACAGACTCAACGTAAACTTCGCGCTCACGTTGAAAGGCCATGCAGTCGATCGCGATTTTCATTCCGACTTTAGCGGTCCGCGCGTGCGGCTGAGTGGATACACCAAAGCGGATCTGGCTTTGTCCTATCGCGTGCTTGAGAACCAATGGGGCATGCGCAGCCTCATGGTCGAAAGCCTGGTGCAAAACCTATTCGATCAGGACTATGAAGAAGTGTTCGGCTTCTCCATGGCAAGGGCTAACTTCCTACTGGGTTTTCGTGCGGAGTTCTGA
- a CDS encoding DsbA family protein produces the protein MQDALAKVRETYKDKVKIVFKDYPLSFHNNAQKAAEAARCAGEQDKYWEYHDVLFKNGTALSLDNLKKFAADLKLDSVKFNQCVDSGKHVAAINKDIAEGTKVGVTGTPAFVINGRFLSGAQPFNAFQDAIEDALVSVSQ, from the coding sequence GTGCAGGATGCACTCGCCAAAGTCCGCGAGACCTACAAAGACAAAGTCAAAATCGTGTTCAAGGATTATCCCTTGAGTTTTCACAACAACGCACAGAAAGCCGCAGAGGCCGCACGCTGCGCCGGTGAGCAGGACAAGTATTGGGAGTACCACGATGTCTTGTTCAAGAACGGCACGGCGCTGAGCCTCGATAATCTGAAAAAATTCGCGGCGGACCTCAAGCTCGACTCCGTGAAGTTCAATCAGTGCGTGGATAGTGGCAAACATGTCGCCGCTATTAACAAAGATATAGCTGAAGGCACGAAGGTCGGGGTCACCGGCACGCCGGCATTCGTCATCAACGGTCGGTTCCTCTCCGGCGCACAGCCGTTTAACGCCTTCCAGGACGCAATCGAAGACGCACTCGTCTCCGTCTCGCAGTAA
- a CDS encoding glucose 1-dehydrogenase gives MAGRLEGKVALITGAGGGQGRAAAVLFAKEGARVVVTDVNAEGGAETVQMVQAAGGQAVFQATDVSQAVQVEAAVRVAVETYGALHIMYNNAAVLHRKDATVTNLDEEIWDLVIDVNLKGVYLGCKYAVPEIVKAGGGAVINVSSLAGLIGVGNVHAYTAAKGGVISLTRAVAMGYAAQQVRCNVICPGGVDTPMMAHVFHNPNPRFREMSAKSHPIGRLGTPEDIASMALYLASDESSWVTGSVFTIDGGYAAR, from the coding sequence ATGGCTGGTCGATTAGAAGGAAAAGTTGCGTTGATTACCGGCGCCGGTGGCGGACAGGGCAGGGCGGCAGCGGTGCTGTTCGCCAAAGAAGGCGCACGGGTCGTGGTGACGGATGTGAATGCCGAAGGTGGGGCGGAAACCGTCCAGATGGTGCAGGCCGCAGGTGGTCAGGCGGTGTTCCAGGCCACGGATGTTTCGCAAGCTGTGCAAGTGGAGGCGGCTGTCCGCGTGGCGGTTGAAACCTACGGCGCGCTTCACATCATGTACAACAACGCTGCCGTGCTGCATCGCAAAGATGCGACGGTCACCAACCTCGACGAAGAAATCTGGGACCTGGTGATCGATGTCAACCTGAAGGGTGTCTATCTTGGTTGCAAATACGCCGTGCCGGAGATCGTCAAAGCTGGCGGTGGTGCCGTCATCAACGTTTCTTCGCTGGCTGGGTTGATTGGCGTGGGCAATGTCCACGCCTACACGGCGGCGAAGGGCGGAGTCATCTCTCTGACCCGCGCCGTGGCCATGGGCTATGCCGCGCAGCAGGTGCGGTGCAACGTCATTTGTCCGGGTGGGGTGGATACGCCAATGATGGCGCACGTGTTTCATAACCCGAACCCGCGATTCCGGGAAATGTCGGCGAAAAGCCACCCCATCGGTCGCCTAGGGACGCCGGAAGATATCGCGTCTATGGCGTTGTATCTGGCGTCGGACGAGTCTTCCTGGGTGACGGGTTCGGTGTTCACTATCGACGGCGGGTATGCGGCACGATGA
- a CDS encoding formylglycine-generating enzyme family protein produces MVENVRDGSLLAHIPAGEFSMGSEAGYPVERPVHNVFVHAFLLGVYPVTNAQYARFIQETNHRVPYLDDGRVQLDNWDRATREHPPGRAHHPVVLVSWHDARSYCDWAGGRLPTEAEWEYAARGGLAGKLYPWGDTIDPTLANYDNREGTTPVGSYPANGYGVHDMAGNVWEWVADWYDPHYYQHSPVQNPTGPEHGATKVLRSGAWLLFPEFCRVAYRFRNSPEFRFNLIGFRLARSL; encoded by the coding sequence ATGGTGGAAAATGTCAGAGACGGATCGCTGCTCGCCCACATCCCCGCCGGTGAGTTCTCGATGGGGAGCGAGGCCGGCTATCCGGTCGAGCGCCCCGTTCATAACGTCTTCGTGCACGCTTTTTTGCTTGGTGTCTACCCGGTGACCAACGCGCAATACGCCCGCTTCATACAAGAAACCAACCACCGAGTTCCTTATCTCGACGACGGGCGCGTGCAACTCGACAACTGGGATCGTGCAACACGTGAGCATCCGCCGGGGCGTGCGCATCACCCCGTCGTGCTCGTCAGTTGGCACGATGCTCGATCTTACTGCGACTGGGCCGGTGGCCGCTTACCTACCGAAGCCGAATGGGAATACGCCGCGCGCGGCGGACTGGCGGGGAAACTCTATCCGTGGGGCGACACCATCGATCCGACGCTGGCCAATTATGACAACCGCGAGGGAACGACGCCGGTCGGATCGTATCCCGCGAATGGGTACGGCGTGCATGATATGGCGGGGAACGTGTGGGAGTGGGTGGCGGACTGGTACGATCCGCACTATTACCAGCATTCGCCTGTACAGAATCCCACCGGACCGGAGCACGGAGCGACGAAAGTCTTGCGCAGTGGTGCCTGGCTGCTCTTCCCCGAGTTTTGCCGCGTGGCGTATCGTTTCCGTAATAGTCCAGAATTTCGTTTCAATCTGATTGGCTTTCGTCTGGCGCGATCGTTGTGA
- a CDS encoding EthD domain-containing protein, with protein MVKIVVFFKRKPGLSVEEFQQYWRTTHAEVVKKLPGIRRYVQSHTLLSGYRKGEPAYDGVAELWFDNTGAMRVLGPTREYADVQADELNFLDRTTMGTIITDEHVIKNGAIPLDGVKNIEFVTHKPGMSIEAFQKHWREIHGPLGASIPVVQRYVQSHTRLAIYKSGKTPVYDGVAITWFDSTQAMRTSATTPEYVRTRADEENFIAPGTLPFIITKEHVIKD; from the coding sequence ATGGTCAAGATCGTCGTATTTTTCAAACGGAAGCCGGGGCTGTCGGTGGAGGAGTTTCAACAGTATTGGCGCACGACGCATGCCGAAGTCGTGAAGAAGCTGCCGGGCATTCGGCGCTACGTGCAATCGCACACCTTGCTGTCAGGCTATCGCAAAGGTGAACCGGCCTACGACGGCGTGGCGGAACTCTGGTTCGATAATACCGGGGCTATGCGGGTGCTCGGGCCGACGCGGGAGTACGCTGATGTACAAGCCGATGAACTCAATTTCCTCGATCGCACGACTATGGGCACGATCATCACCGACGAGCATGTGATTAAAAACGGGGCGATTCCGTTGGACGGGGTGAAGAACATCGAGTTCGTGACCCACAAACCGGGAATGTCGATCGAGGCGTTTCAGAAGCATTGGCGGGAGATTCATGGTCCGCTAGGGGCTTCGATTCCCGTGGTGCAGCGCTATGTGCAGAGCCACACGCGACTAGCAATCTACAAGAGCGGCAAAACTCCCGTCTACGACGGCGTAGCGATTACTTGGTTCGACAGCACCCAAGCTATGCGGACCTCCGCCACCACGCCGGAATATGTCCGCACCCGAGCCGATGAGGAAAATTTCATCGCCCCTGGGACACTGCCGTTCATTATTACCAAGGAGCACGTCATCAAGGACTGA